Proteins co-encoded in one Acidovorax sp. 69 genomic window:
- a CDS encoding flagellar basal body P-ring protein FlgI, whose product MDAMKALSHSLLPRPARALWLLLALVAACVAGPAQALRIKEVAAVQGVRTNQLTGYGLVVGLDGTGDQTTQMPYTTQAMSNYLQQMGISLPPGSASQLQLKNVAAVIVTAQLPAFAQPGQTIDVNVSSMGNAKSLKGGTLIVTPLRGADGEIYALAQGNMVVGGAGASSGGSKVQINHLSAGRIPLGAQVERAVPTPLNDGDTINLGLNASDFQTARRVAQAINAKLGSGLATALDGRTVQVRAPLDPGARVGFIADLEELPLESSAPAAKVVINARTGSVVLNQSVTLGPCAIAHGNLSITISSTPIISQPNPLSQGQTVVAQKSDITINQEPGNIIQMPASPQLADVVKALNSLGATPGDLLAILQAIKAAGALNAELEVI is encoded by the coding sequence ATGGATGCCATGAAAGCCTTGTCCCACTCCCTTTTGCCACGCCCCGCGCGCGCGCTGTGGCTGCTGCTGGCCCTCGTGGCCGCCTGCGTAGCGGGGCCCGCCCAGGCCCTGCGCATCAAGGAAGTGGCCGCCGTGCAGGGCGTGCGTACCAACCAGTTGACGGGCTACGGACTGGTGGTGGGTCTGGACGGCACGGGGGACCAGACCACCCAGATGCCCTACACCACGCAGGCCATGTCCAACTACCTGCAACAAATGGGCATCAGCCTGCCCCCGGGCTCGGCATCGCAACTGCAGCTCAAGAACGTAGCGGCCGTGATCGTCACCGCCCAGCTCCCCGCCTTCGCCCAACCGGGGCAGACGATTGACGTGAATGTCTCGTCCATGGGCAATGCCAAGTCGCTCAAGGGCGGCACCCTCATCGTTACGCCGCTGCGCGGTGCCGACGGCGAAATCTACGCGCTGGCCCAAGGCAACATGGTGGTGGGTGGCGCGGGCGCTTCTTCGGGCGGCAGCAAGGTACAGATCAACCACCTGAGCGCAGGCCGCATTCCGCTTGGAGCCCAGGTGGAACGGGCTGTTCCCACCCCACTCAATGATGGTGACACCATCAACCTGGGCCTCAACGCCTCCGACTTTCAGACTGCCCGCCGCGTGGCTCAGGCCATCAACGCCAAGCTGGGGTCCGGGCTGGCCACGGCCCTCGACGGCCGTACAGTTCAGGTCCGTGCGCCTCTGGACCCAGGTGCCCGCGTCGGGTTCATCGCCGACCTGGAAGAGTTGCCACTGGAGTCCTCGGCGCCCGCCGCCAAGGTGGTCATCAATGCCCGCACGGGCTCGGTGGTGCTCAATCAGTCGGTCACGCTGGGCCCTTGCGCCATCGCACACGGCAACCTGTCGATCACCATCAGCTCTACGCCAATCATCAGCCAACCCAACCCCCTGTCGCAAGGGCAAACGGTGGTGGCGCAAAAGAGTGACATCACCATCAACCAGGAGCCGGGCAACATCATCCAGATGCCGGCCTCACCGCAGCTTGCCGACGTGGTCAAGGCCCTGAACTCGCTGGGTGCAACGCCGGGCGACCTGCTGGCCATCCTGCAGGCCATCAAAGCCGCTGGCGCGCTCAATGCCGAGCTGGAAGTGATCTGA
- a CDS encoding flagellar basal body L-ring protein FlgH produces MRHSTFSSLSQTVRSLRAGASTLGVALLCAGCASLSPPPPVDILPTTPPPLAAAPRVAPPVTGGLFHNASYRPAFEDRRARLVGDNVTITIVENVTASQKSSSTVDRTSEAKAGITNLPFVKKSLADVTTLGAGSENTFSGKGGTESANTFTGSITTTVVDVLPNGHLVVTGEKQIGVNQNVDVLRFSGTIDPRALQPGSIVNSTQVANVRVESRGRGAQGEAQAMGWMGRFFNTITPF; encoded by the coding sequence ATGCGCCACTCGACTTTCTCCTCTCTTTCACAGACTGTCCGCTCGCTGCGTGCAGGCGCCTCTACTCTTGGCGTGGCCTTGCTGTGCGCAGGCTGCGCCAGCCTGTCGCCCCCCCCACCGGTCGACATCCTTCCCACCACGCCGCCACCGCTGGCAGCAGCCCCACGCGTCGCGCCGCCGGTGACCGGAGGCCTCTTCCACAACGCGAGCTACCGGCCTGCGTTTGAGGACCGCCGCGCACGCCTGGTGGGTGACAACGTCACGATCACGATCGTCGAGAACGTGACGGCCAGCCAGAAGTCCTCGTCCACGGTGGACCGCACATCCGAAGCCAAGGCCGGCATCACCAATCTGCCTTTTGTGAAGAAGTCTCTCGCCGACGTCACCACGCTGGGGGCTGGCTCTGAGAACACGTTCTCTGGCAAAGGCGGCACGGAAAGCGCCAACACCTTTACCGGTTCGATCACCACCACTGTTGTGGACGTTCTGCCCAACGGCCATCTGGTCGTGACGGGCGAAAAGCAGATCGGCGTGAACCAGAACGTCGATGTCCTGCGCTTCTCGGGCACCATCGACCCGCGCGCACTGCAGCCTGGAAGCATCGTCAACTCGACCCAGGTGGCCAATGTGCGGGTCGAATCCCGTGGCCGCGGGGCACAGGGTGAAGCCCAAGCCATGGGCTGGATGGGCAGGTTCTTCAACACCATCACGCCGTTCTAG
- the flgG gene encoding flagellar basal-body rod protein FlgG, translating into MINSLWIAKTGMSAQQTQLDVISHNLANVSTTGYKRNNAVFEDLIYQNLRQVGANTTEQNQLPTGLHLGLGVRTVATSRNFVQGSLQESKNNLDVAINGNGFFEVTMPDGTLGYTRDGSFQVDAQGRMVTSSGLPVANGITVPANATSVTISADGVVSATVQGNTQPQPLGNLAMSAFINPAGLEPIGQNLFKESAASGQPQQGTPGTNGLGILKQGFLEASNVNVVEELVTMIQTQRAYEMNSKAIQTSDQMLAKLAQL; encoded by the coding sequence ATGATCAACTCTCTCTGGATCGCCAAAACCGGCATGTCTGCCCAGCAGACCCAGCTCGACGTCATCTCGCACAACCTGGCCAACGTCTCCACCACCGGCTACAAGCGCAATAACGCGGTGTTCGAGGATCTGATCTATCAGAACCTGCGCCAGGTCGGCGCCAACACCACCGAGCAGAACCAGTTACCCACCGGCCTGCACCTGGGCCTGGGCGTGCGCACGGTGGCCACCAGCCGCAACTTCGTGCAGGGCAGCCTGCAAGAGTCCAAGAACAATCTCGACGTGGCCATCAATGGCAATGGCTTCTTTGAAGTGACGATGCCTGACGGCACGCTGGGCTACACCCGCGACGGCTCGTTCCAGGTGGATGCCCAGGGCCGCATGGTCACGTCCAGTGGCCTGCCTGTGGCCAACGGCATCACCGTCCCAGCCAACGCCACCAGCGTGACCATCAGCGCCGATGGCGTGGTGTCTGCCACAGTGCAGGGCAACACCCAGCCCCAGCCGCTCGGCAACCTGGCCATGTCGGCCTTTATCAATCCGGCAGGCCTGGAGCCGATCGGCCAGAACCTGTTCAAGGAATCTGCCGCGTCCGGCCAGCCCCAACAGGGCACCCCAGGCACCAACGGGCTGGGCATTCTCAAGCAGGGCTTTTTGGAAGCCTCCAACGTCAACGTGGTGGAAGAGTTGGTCACCATGATCCAGACGCAGCGAGCCTACGAGATGAACTCCAAGGCCATCCAGACCTCGGACCAGATGCTGGCCAAGCTCGCACAGCTGTAA
- the flgF gene encoding flagellar basal-body rod protein FlgF: protein MDHIIYTSMTGANAAAHRQAVLSNNLANASTGGFRAEMSTFRSVPLQGDGTKTRVFALEATSGYVNTPGPVQRTGRNLDAMAAGNAWFGVQGLDGTEAYTRAGSFEVSAAGQLLTPTGLPVLSDGGAPIDVPPGAEVSLGSDGTITAKTAGQPAQAIGRLKLATPTLEDPLKRGDDGLFRTTSGDPMPNDANARMLSGAVEGSNVNPVECMVGMIAASRQFEQQMKLLQTAETNDKTASQLLSMNG from the coding sequence ATGGACCACATCATCTATACCTCGATGACGGGCGCAAACGCGGCCGCCCACCGGCAGGCTGTGCTGTCCAACAACCTGGCCAACGCATCCACTGGCGGGTTTCGTGCAGAGATGTCCACCTTCCGGTCAGTCCCCTTGCAGGGCGATGGCACCAAAACCCGCGTCTTCGCGCTCGAAGCCACATCGGGCTACGTCAACACCCCAGGTCCTGTGCAGCGCACGGGCCGCAATCTGGACGCCATGGCCGCAGGCAACGCATGGTTTGGCGTGCAAGGTCTGGATGGCACCGAGGCGTACACCCGCGCGGGCAGCTTCGAAGTGTCGGCCGCCGGCCAGTTGCTCACCCCCACGGGGCTGCCCGTTTTGTCGGACGGGGGCGCGCCGATCGACGTACCGCCCGGCGCCGAAGTGTCCCTGGGCTCGGACGGCACCATCACAGCCAAAACAGCAGGCCAGCCAGCACAGGCCATTGGTCGCCTGAAGCTCGCAACACCGACGCTTGAAGACCCACTCAAACGGGGCGATGACGGGTTGTTCCGTACCACCTCGGGCGACCCGATGCCCAATGACGCCAACGCGCGCATGCTGTCGGGCGCCGTGGAGGGCTCGAATGTGAACCCGGTGGAATGCATGGTCGGGATGATTGCTGCATCGCGCCAGTTCGAGCAGCAGATGAAGCTGCTGCAGACCGCAGAAACCAATGACAAGACCGCCAGCCAGTTGCTGAGCATGAACGGCTGA
- the flgE gene encoding flagellar hook protein FlgE, whose protein sequence is MSFQQGLSGLNAASKNLDVIGHNIANSNTVGFKASRAEFAEMVASAIGSAGGTNAGIGVEVGAVSQQFTQGNLTITGNSLDVAINGNGFFTLTLPDGSAAYTRSGNFKLDKEGNMITNDNASVMGYPVDPVTGLRSGTDPVPMVFPTAEPIPAKQTTTITAAFNLDARATDAAGNPAATPPIPATPRATYGTSINVFDSQGVAKPVSLYFQKTATANTWDVYDALDDPTAVPPVVATPIGQITFDNNGAITGPAATPPATGFSLPLTVNPTPPNPNNLPTYTVDVSLDKVTQFGTKFAVSNLSQDGYTSGELTGINIENNGMIMTRYSNGVTRAEGQLALSSFRNTQGLASVGSNNWVATFESGQPVMGTATDGNFGSLRSGALEDSNVDLTAELVNMMTAQRAYQANAQTIKTQDQVMSTLVNLR, encoded by the coding sequence ATGAGTTTTCAGCAAGGCCTGTCGGGCTTGAATGCCGCCAGCAAGAACCTCGATGTCATCGGACACAACATTGCCAACTCCAACACCGTCGGGTTCAAGGCCTCGCGCGCAGAGTTCGCGGAAATGGTGGCATCGGCCATTGGCTCTGCAGGCGGCACCAATGCTGGCATCGGTGTAGAAGTGGGTGCCGTTTCACAGCAGTTCACCCAGGGCAATCTGACGATCACCGGCAACAGCCTGGACGTGGCCATCAACGGTAATGGCTTTTTCACCCTGACGCTGCCCGATGGCTCGGCCGCCTACACCCGCTCCGGCAATTTCAAGCTGGACAAGGAGGGCAACATGATCACCAACGACAATGCGTCGGTGATGGGCTACCCCGTAGATCCGGTCACCGGGCTGCGCTCGGGCACCGACCCTGTCCCGATGGTGTTCCCTACCGCCGAACCCATCCCTGCCAAGCAGACCACCACCATCACCGCTGCGTTCAATCTGGACGCCCGCGCCACCGACGCGGCGGGCAACCCCGCAGCTACGCCACCCATCCCCGCCACCCCACGCGCCACCTACGGCACGTCCATCAACGTGTTTGACAGCCAGGGTGTGGCCAAGCCGGTAAGCCTGTATTTCCAGAAGACCGCCACGGCCAACACCTGGGATGTGTACGACGCGCTGGACGATCCCACCGCAGTGCCACCCGTGGTGGCCACGCCCATTGGACAGATCACCTTTGACAACAACGGCGCCATCACCGGCCCGGCGGCCACACCACCGGCCACAGGCTTCTCGCTGCCACTCACGGTCAACCCGACGCCGCCCAATCCCAACAACCTTCCCACCTACACCGTGGACGTGAGCCTGGACAAGGTCACTCAGTTCGGCACCAAGTTCGCCGTGTCCAACCTGAGCCAGGATGGCTACACCTCGGGCGAGCTCACGGGCATCAACATCGAGAACAACGGGATGATCATGACCCGTTACTCCAACGGCGTGACCCGTGCCGAAGGCCAGCTGGCGTTGTCGAGCTTCCGCAACACACAAGGACTGGCATCGGTGGGCAGCAACAACTGGGTGGCCACCTTCGAATCGGGCCAGCCCGTGATGGGCACTGCCACCGACGGTAACTTTGGCTCCCTGCGCTCTGGCGCGCTCGAAGACTCCAACGTGGACCTGACCGCCGAGCTGGTGAACATGATGACCGCCCAGCGCGCCTACCAGGCCAACGCACAGACCATCAAGACGCAGGATCAGGTGATGTCCACCCTGGTCAACCTGCGCTGA
- a CDS encoding flagellar hook assembly protein FlgD — MILSATNAPSVTDSSSTKAGAATDPAAAQDRFLKLLVAQLNNQDPMNPLDNAQMTSQIAQINTVTGIQQLNQTMQSMATQFNSLQVMQGTTLIGRNVMIEGSSLSVADKTGKGGFELGAAATGVKVEVMTAGGQVIDTVDMGAQSAGRHTFEWDASKYTGATDALQFRVTAVNGATKIDSTALSLSKVTAAGAEDGQLVLTLSNGKTINYSQIKALV; from the coding sequence ATGATTCTCAGTGCCACCAACGCCCCGTCCGTCACCGATTCTTCCAGCACCAAGGCTGGCGCAGCCACCGACCCAGCGGCGGCGCAGGACCGCTTTTTGAAGCTGCTGGTCGCACAGCTCAACAACCAGGATCCGATGAACCCGCTGGACAACGCCCAGATGACTTCGCAGATCGCGCAGATCAATACGGTGACCGGCATCCAGCAACTCAACCAGACCATGCAGAGCATGGCAACACAGTTCAACTCCCTGCAGGTCATGCAGGGCACGACCCTGATTGGCCGCAACGTGATGATCGAAGGCTCCAGCCTTTCGGTGGCCGACAAGACGGGCAAGGGCGGTTTCGAGCTGGGCGCGGCCGCCACTGGGGTGAAGGTCGAAGTCATGACCGCTGGTGGTCAGGTGATCGACACCGTAGACATGGGCGCCCAAAGCGCCGGACGCCACACCTTTGAATGGGATGCGAGCAAATACACCGGTGCGACCGATGCACTGCAGTTCCGCGTCACGGCGGTCAATGGCGCGACCAAGATCGACTCCACCGCTCTCAGCCTTTCCAAGGTGACCGCCGCTGGCGCCGAAGACGGCCAGCTGGTGCTGACCCTCTCGAACGGAAAAACCATCAACTACAGCCAGATCAAGGCCCTGGTTTAA
- the flgC gene encoding flagellar basal body rod protein FlgC translates to MSMFSIFNVSGSAISAQSQRLNVVASNLANVDAVAGPDGKAYKARQVVFQTAPMGADSAAGVRISGMSESNVPGRRVHDPSHPSADEQGYVTHSNVNAVEEMVNMISASRSYQNNVEVMNTAKSLLLKTLQMGQ, encoded by the coding sequence ATGTCCATGTTCTCCATCTTCAACGTGTCGGGCAGCGCCATCAGCGCGCAGTCGCAGCGCCTCAATGTGGTCGCCAGCAACCTGGCCAACGTCGATGCCGTCGCGGGACCGGATGGCAAGGCGTACAAGGCGCGTCAGGTCGTCTTTCAGACCGCTCCCATGGGTGCGGACAGCGCGGCAGGCGTGCGCATCAGCGGGATGAGCGAAAGCAATGTGCCCGGCCGACGTGTGCATGACCCGAGCCATCCGTCCGCCGATGAGCAAGGGTACGTCACGCACTCCAACGTCAATGCCGTGGAAGAGATGGTCAACATGATTTCGGCCTCGCGCTCGTACCAAAACAACGTCGAGGTCATGAACACGGCCAAGTCGCTGCTCCTCAAAACCCTGCAGATGGGCCAGTAA
- the flgB gene encoding flagellar basal body rod protein FlgB, which yields MLDKMTNQLNFHGNALTLRAERQRAIASNIANADTPGYVARDFKFGDALREATGTGSGFTSRSTGGSVGTAGTTLTDPRHMSLPNVQTSASIDKQGALGYAVQTQPSLDNNTVDLDRERANFVDNAVRYEATLRFINGNAKTMLSAIQGQ from the coding sequence ATGCTTGACAAGATGACCAACCAGCTGAATTTTCATGGCAACGCGCTCACGCTGCGTGCGGAACGTCAGCGCGCCATCGCCAGCAACATTGCCAATGCAGACACGCCTGGTTATGTCGCACGGGACTTCAAATTTGGCGACGCACTGCGCGAAGCCACGGGCACGGGTTCGGGATTTACCAGCCGCTCCACGGGTGGCTCGGTCGGCACCGCAGGCACAACCCTCACAGATCCTCGCCACATGTCATTGCCGAACGTTCAGACGAGCGCCAGCATCGACAAACAAGGCGCCTTGGGCTATGCCGTACAGACCCAGCCCAGCCTGGACAACAACACCGTGGATCTTGACCGCGAGCGCGCCAATTTCGTGGACAACGCGGTCCGTTATGAAGCCACGCTGCGCTTCATCAACGGCAACGCCAAAACCATGCTCAGCGCCATTCAAGGCCAATAA
- the flgA gene encoding flagellar basal body P-ring formation chaperone FlgA, translating into MPANPIPSSVDSFFSPVWIRAGGVLRALCLAGLGLAVVLGGGAAQAQTATDPVLDLGPLTQRWLDDALVRNQAAGSPLRMEVSVGSLDSRLRLAPCSRVEPYLPAGSRLWGRTRLGLRCVDGATAWNVFLPVTIKAFGPAWVLTSNVAPGAILAPNDAIEAEVDWAAESAPVMANPDLWVGQIAARQLVAGQALRQAMVKAPLLFRAGAQVKVVAQGPGYAVTSAGQALSAGAVGQTVRVRMDNGRIVSGIVSDGGTVDVTL; encoded by the coding sequence ATGCCAGCAAACCCCATTCCTAGCTCTGTGGACTCATTTTTCTCGCCTGTGTGGATTCGCGCGGGCGGGGTGTTGCGTGCCCTGTGTCTTGCCGGTCTGGGTTTGGCGGTGGTTCTGGGGGGTGGCGCGGCGCAGGCGCAGACGGCCACCGATCCTGTGCTCGATCTGGGGCCGCTGACGCAGCGATGGCTGGATGACGCGTTGGTGCGCAACCAGGCTGCAGGATCACCGCTGCGTATGGAAGTGAGTGTTGGCTCACTGGATTCCCGTTTGCGCCTTGCGCCCTGTTCCCGCGTGGAGCCATATTTGCCCGCGGGCTCCCGCTTGTGGGGGCGCACTCGCCTGGGCTTGCGCTGCGTGGACGGGGCCACTGCTTGGAATGTGTTCCTGCCCGTTACCATCAAGGCGTTTGGACCGGCCTGGGTCCTGACCAGCAATGTGGCTCCAGGAGCCATACTGGCTCCCAACGACGCTATCGAAGCTGAGGTCGATTGGGCGGCTGAGTCCGCTCCCGTCATGGCGAACCCGGATCTGTGGGTGGGGCAGATCGCCGCACGGCAACTGGTGGCGGGCCAGGCGTTGCGCCAGGCGATGGTCAAGGCGCCTTTGCTGTTCCGTGCCGGCGCGCAGGTGAAGGTGGTGGCCCAGGGCCCGGGTTACGCCGTCACGTCGGCGGGGCAGGCGTTGTCTGCCGGTGCAGTGGGGCAGACTGTTCGCGTGCGCATGGATAATGGGCGAATTGTTAGTGGCATTGTGAGTGACGGCGGGACAGTGGACGTCACTCTTTAA
- the flgM gene encoding flagellar biosynthesis anti-sigma factor FlgM encodes MKIGQKPELPGALAQTGLAKQAKSPASAAEGATKDALAVSTAGVPVTVSMAARALDQTSRTTGDFDAGKVKAVRAAIDKGEFSVDAEAIADKLLSDAQEILSRSRG; translated from the coding sequence ATGAAGATTGGTCAAAAACCGGAACTCCCGGGCGCCTTGGCGCAGACAGGGCTTGCCAAGCAAGCCAAGAGCCCTGCAAGCGCTGCTGAAGGGGCCACCAAAGACGCACTGGCTGTGTCAACCGCCGGTGTGCCTGTGACGGTGTCGATGGCGGCAAGGGCTTTGGACCAGACGTCGCGTACCACGGGTGATTTTGATGCGGGCAAAGTCAAAGCGGTGCGTGCGGCCATTGACAAGGGTGAGTTTTCGGTGGATGCCGAAGCCATTGCGGACAAGTTGTTGTCCGACGCCCAGGAAATCCTGTCGCGCTCCCGGGGTTGA
- a CDS encoding RNA polymerase sigma factor FliA — protein sequence MYTAKGQLDRDAMIRQHVPLVRRIAHHMIAKLPPNVELDDLIQVGMIGLAEALSRYEVTQGVQFETFATQRIRGAMLDELREGDWMSRSSRKSQKDIEHAVQRLEQKLGRSPLESEIAGEMGMELAEYQSLLGKVRGTQLVYLEDMTHGNDDDDGFLDRHVADSDADPVELLRDHRLKASLVNAIKSLPEREQHIMGMYYEHDMNLKEIAAVLGVTESRVCQLHSQSIARLRAKMRAH from the coding sequence ATGTACACCGCCAAAGGCCAGCTTGATCGCGATGCCATGATCCGCCAGCATGTACCGCTGGTTCGGAGGATTGCGCACCACATGATCGCCAAGCTGCCACCCAATGTTGAACTGGATGATTTGATCCAGGTCGGCATGATCGGCTTGGCAGAAGCGCTTTCGCGCTACGAAGTCACTCAAGGCGTGCAGTTTGAGACCTTTGCCACCCAACGCATCCGTGGCGCCATGCTTGATGAGCTGCGGGAGGGCGACTGGATGTCCCGCAGTTCGCGCAAGAGCCAGAAAGACATTGAGCACGCGGTGCAGAGGCTGGAGCAGAAGCTGGGCCGTAGTCCGCTGGAATCAGAAATTGCCGGAGAGATGGGCATGGAGCTGGCGGAATACCAGAGCCTGCTCGGCAAAGTCCGCGGCACCCAACTGGTGTACCTGGAGGACATGACACACGGCAACGACGATGACGACGGCTTTCTGGACCGCCATGTCGCCGACAGCGATGCAGACCCGGTCGAACTGCTGCGTGACCATCGGCTCAAAGCATCGCTGGTCAATGCCATCAAGAGCCTGCCAGAACGCGAGCAGCACATCATGGGCATGTACTATGAGCATGACATGAATCTCAAGGAGATCGCCGCTGTGCTGGGCGTGACTGAATCGCGGGTCTGTCAACTACACAGCCAGTCGATTGCGCGGCTACGCGCCAAGATGCGCGCCCACTAA
- the flhF gene encoding flagellar biosynthesis protein FlhF, translating into MNIKRFTAPTSREALAKARMAFGDGTLILSNRPTANGVEVMATAEDTLSALDGSMGSSSNPPLLAPSTARNQPARASQPAPKSGLDRNPVEEDTEQLAMSTLSFQDYVRERMLRRRHEALNGPSDPPTLSERSRDQEPERERMPAPVVARHNPLRTIPMDIPPEAPRRRPEPASAQLIQSNNQQSVMNELHAMKDLIEDRFNTLAWLGQARQNPIQSNLMLKMIRAGYSPSLARAVLERMPEDLSAGESVRWLMEVLERNLKTDLAEPPLYEQGGIFAMVGSTGVGKTTTTAKLAAMCARIHGPGSVGLITLDTYRVGAHEQLRTYGRMLGIVAHLAHDRAALQDLLGLLSGKKMVLIDTTGVAPRDPRKRDMLDVLDLPNVNRLLVLNAGCHGDTLDDVLTSFKTNGSQQAILSKVDEAVKLGPAIDALIRHQMVLRGVTNGQRVPEDWERADAHKLISTSMRAPAKSAFDPKAADLNFFFSHSPDTINEGGLVDA; encoded by the coding sequence ATGAACATCAAACGCTTTACCGCCCCCACCTCCAGGGAGGCTCTGGCCAAGGCGCGCATGGCCTTTGGCGACGGCACACTGATCCTGTCCAACCGCCCGACGGCCAATGGTGTCGAAGTGATGGCCACTGCCGAAGACACACTGTCGGCCCTGGATGGCAGCATGGGTTCTTCTTCCAACCCGCCCCTGCTGGCCCCCAGCACTGCGCGCAACCAACCTGCACGCGCCAGCCAGCCAGCCCCAAAATCAGGTCTCGACCGCAACCCGGTCGAAGAGGACACCGAACAGCTGGCCATGAGTACGCTGTCGTTTCAGGACTATGTGCGTGAGCGCATGCTGCGCCGTCGTCACGAGGCCCTCAATGGCCCTTCAGATCCACCCACTCTGTCGGAGCGCAGCCGTGACCAGGAGCCTGAACGTGAGCGTATGCCCGCGCCGGTGGTGGCTCGGCACAACCCGCTGCGTACCATCCCGATGGATATTCCGCCGGAAGCCCCGCGCCGCCGGCCGGAACCAGCAAGCGCCCAACTGATCCAGTCCAACAACCAGCAAAGCGTGATGAACGAATTGCACGCTATGAAGGACTTGATCGAAGACCGCTTCAACACGCTGGCTTGGCTGGGACAGGCACGTCAGAACCCGATCCAGTCCAACCTCATGCTCAAGATGATCCGCGCTGGATACTCACCGTCACTGGCTCGCGCCGTACTCGAACGCATGCCAGAAGACCTGTCGGCCGGCGAATCGGTGCGCTGGCTGATGGAGGTGCTGGAGCGCAACCTCAAAACCGACCTGGCAGAACCTCCGCTCTATGAACAGGGTGGCATCTTCGCGATGGTGGGCTCCACTGGCGTGGGCAAGACCACCACCACTGCCAAACTCGCGGCCATGTGCGCCCGGATTCATGGCCCGGGCAGTGTCGGCCTGATCACGCTGGACACTTACCGTGTCGGTGCGCATGAGCAACTGCGCACCTACGGCCGTATGCTGGGCATCGTGGCCCATCTGGCGCATGACCGTGCAGCCTTGCAGGATTTGCTGGGGCTGCTCAGTGGCAAGAAGATGGTACTGATCGACACCACGGGCGTAGCACCTCGGGACCCACGCAAGCGTGACATGCTGGATGTGCTGGATCTGCCCAACGTCAATCGCCTGCTGGTTCTGAATGCCGGCTGCCATGGCGACACGCTGGACGATGTGCTGACATCCTTCAAGACCAATGGCTCACAACAAGCCATTCTTTCCAAGGTAGATGAGGCCGTCAAACTAGGCCCTGCCATTGATGCCTTGATTCGCCACCAGATGGTGCTGCGTGGCGTGACCAATGGACAGCGTGTTCCTGAAGACTGGGAACGCGCCGATGCGCACAAACTCATCAGCACCTCCATGCGCGCTCCGGCAAAGTCGGCGTTTGATCCGAAGGCGGCCGACCTGAACTTCTTCTTCTCACACTCTCCGGACACCATCAACGAAGGGGGGCTGGTCGATGCTTGA